Proteins encoded by one window of Azospirillum brasilense:
- the rnhA gene encoding ribonuclease HI yields MTDTTDTGTGGDKGAPKVVDIFTDGACSGNPGPGGWGAILRYNGVEKELYGGEPATTNNRMELMAAIQALEALKRPMEVRLYTDSEYVKNGITQWIHGWKARGWKTADKKPVKNEDLWRRLDEAKRQHRIEFHWVRGHAGHPENERADALARQGVAEVRQSGRG; encoded by the coding sequence ATGACGGACACGACGGACACCGGCACCGGCGGCGACAAGGGCGCGCCGAAGGTCGTCGACATCTTCACCGACGGCGCCTGCAGCGGCAACCCCGGCCCCGGCGGCTGGGGGGCCATCCTGCGCTACAACGGGGTGGAGAAGGAGCTGTACGGCGGCGAGCCGGCCACCACCAACAACCGCATGGAGCTGATGGCCGCCATCCAGGCGCTGGAGGCGCTGAAGCGGCCGATGGAGGTGCGGCTCTACACCGACAGCGAATATGTGAAGAACGGCATCACCCAGTGGATTCACGGCTGGAAGGCCCGTGGCTGGAAGACCGCCGACAAGAAGCCGGTGAAGAACGAGGATTTGTGGCGCCGCCTGGACGAGGCGAAGCGGCAGCATCGGATCGAGTTCCACTGGGTCCGTGGCCATGCCGGCCATCCGGAGAACGAGCGGGCCGACGCGCTGGCCCGCCAGGGCGTCGCCGAGGTCCGGCAGTCCGGGCGGGGCTGA
- a CDS encoding homoserine kinase: MAVYTEVTDDELNAFIAQYDLGAVLSCKGIAEGVENSNFLLVTERGPYILTLYEKRTRREDLPFFLGLMEHLADKGIACPLPVQGTDGLALRELAGRPAVIVTFLAGMWPRRITPHHCAELGTALARLHLAVADFRMERPNALSLDGWKDLAGKCAPRADEVARDLRATLEAELAALEANWPAGLPSGVIHADLFPDNVFFRGDGLSGLIDFYFACNDFLAYDIAICMNAWCFEVDGSFNATKARMLLTSYQKVRPLSPAELAALPWLCRGSALRFLLTRLYDWLNHPPGAFVRPKDPLEYLRKLRFHQTVRGLGDYALDDGGSYQV; the protein is encoded by the coding sequence ATGGCCGTATACACCGAAGTCACCGACGACGAGCTGAACGCTTTCATCGCCCAGTACGATCTGGGCGCCGTCCTGTCCTGCAAGGGCATCGCGGAGGGGGTGGAGAATTCCAACTTCCTCCTGGTGACGGAGCGCGGCCCCTACATCCTGACGCTCTATGAGAAGCGCACCCGGCGGGAGGATCTGCCCTTCTTCCTGGGCCTGATGGAGCATCTGGCGGACAAGGGCATCGCCTGCCCGCTGCCGGTCCAGGGGACGGACGGCCTGGCCCTGCGCGAGCTGGCCGGGCGCCCGGCGGTGATCGTCACTTTCCTGGCCGGCATGTGGCCGCGCCGCATCACGCCGCATCACTGCGCGGAGCTGGGGACGGCGTTGGCCCGCCTGCATCTGGCCGTCGCCGATTTCCGGATGGAGCGTCCCAACGCCCTGTCGCTGGACGGCTGGAAGGACCTCGCCGGGAAATGCGCGCCGCGCGCCGACGAGGTGGCCCGCGACCTGCGCGCCACGCTGGAGGCGGAGCTTGCGGCGCTGGAGGCCAACTGGCCCGCCGGCCTGCCGTCCGGGGTCATCCACGCCGACCTGTTCCCAGACAATGTGTTCTTCCGCGGCGACGGACTGTCCGGCCTGATCGACTTCTACTTCGCCTGCAACGATTTCCTGGCCTACGACATCGCGATCTGCATGAACGCCTGGTGCTTCGAGGTCGACGGGTCGTTCAACGCCACCAAGGCGCGGATGCTGCTGACCAGCTACCAGAAGGTCCGCCCCCTGTCGCCGGCGGAGCTGGCCGCCCTGCCCTGGCTGTGCCGCGGCAGCGCCCTGCGCTTCCTGCTGACGCGCCTCTACGACTGGCTGAACCATCCGCCGGGGGCCTTCGTGCGCCCGAAGGACCCGCTGGAATATCTGCGCAAGCTGCGCTTCCACCAGACCGTCCGCGGGCTCGGCGACTACGCGCTCGACGACGGCGGCAGCTATCAGGTCTGA